GTGCCTGGGCTGCATCTCCGAGCAGCCCGAAGGCACGGTCCCGTCGCCGCAGCAGCGCCTCGAGTTCCTGCCGAGCGTCGAGGAGATCCTCGAGCTCGCGCTGCCCCACCTGGAGCGCGCGCCGCGCGCGATGATCAGCTTCGGACAGGGCTGCGAGGGCGAGCCGCTGCTTCAGGCCGCGTTGATCGAGCGCGCGATCCGCGCGATCCGCGCGCGAACCTCGCGCGGCACGCTGCACCTGAACACCAACGCGAGCCGGCCCGCCGCCGTCGCGCGCCTGGCCGACGCGGGACTCGACAGCATCCGGGTCTCGACCAACAGTGCCCGACCCGAGGCCTATGCGCCCTACTACCGCCCGCGCGGCTACGGCTTCGCGGACGTCGTCGAGTCGCTTCGCGTCGCGAGCCGGCACGGCCTGTGGAGCTCGCTGAATTACCTGTCGTTCCCCGGCGTCACCGACCGCGTGGACGAAGCGGAGGCGTTGCTCGGGCTCGTGCGCGAAACGGGCGTGCGCATGATCCAGTGGCGCAACCTGAACGTGGACCCGGATTGGTACGTGGACGTGCTCGGCAGCGACACGTCCTCGCCGCGGCTCGGCATGCGCACGCTTCTCGAGCGCGTTCGCTCGCAGCTTCCCGAGCTCCGCTTCGGCTACTTCAATCCACCCGCCGAAGACTGGGACGACCGGAGGTGACATGCGCGCGCTCCTGCTTCTGACTCTTCTCTGTGTCGCGGCGCTCTCGCGCGCCGACGCTCCCGCCCCGCCCCGCCTGCGCTCGACGCCGGAGAGCCGCGAGGAGCTCGGCGTCACGGTCTACTCCGGCGGCTTCGGCCTGATCCGCGAGACCCGTACGCTCGCGCTATCGAAGGGCCGCTCCGAGCTCGAGTTCGGTGGCGTCGCGGGCACGATCCAGCCCGAGACGGTGCAGGTGCACGCCGTCGGCGCAGCGGCCCCGCTTCGCGTGCTGGAGCAGAGCTACCAGTACGACCTGCTCTCGCCCGCGAAGCTGCTCGAGAAGTACCTGGGCCGGACCGTGCGCGTGCTTCGCTTCAGCGAATCGAAGGGACGCGACGAGGAGCTCGACGCGACCGTGCTCTCGGCCGGCGAGCCGCCGATCCTGCGAATCGGCGACGAGATCACCTGGGCGTATCCGGGACGGATCTCGTTTCCGGAGATTCCCAAGACGCTGATCGCGCGGCCGACGCTGGTCTGGCTGCTCGAAAGCCCCGCCGAGCGGCAGAAGGTCGAGGTCTCCTACCTGGCGGGAGCGCTCTCCTGGCGAGCCGACTACGTGCTGGTCGTGAACGATGCCGACACCGCGGGCGATCTGAACGGCTGGGTGACGCTCGAGAACCGCAGCGGAGCGCCGTACCCGAACGCCCGGCTGCAGCTCGTCGCGGGAGACGTGAACCGGGTCCGAGCGGAGCTGCTGCAGGATCGCGGCGTCTACGCGGCCGAGTCCCGCGCGCCGATGGCGCCGCCGCAGTTCCGCGAGGAGGGTCTGTTCGAGTACCACCTCTACACGCTCGACCGGCCCAGCTCGCTGCTCGACCAGGAGCAGAAGCAGATCTCGCTGCTCGAGGCGAG
This sequence is a window from Deltaproteobacteria bacterium. Protein-coding genes within it:
- a CDS encoding radical SAM protein; the protein is MAAPPRPVVANAAGEIVDVPGLRAAARAGRDVFPIDPDELVPLPDASRLMFLPGRTPLAFAKPVDPPEALDGALAVAAFLPPGWTSFSLSACRREADAPLLPLFAYTAVCWYRGGFCVPARRIDDDSKHDPESFSASEIEKRVAELCERLPENRLAAHFGARCALEWGCPNAQNLFLGRWEAPIAVSRSCNATCLGCISEQPEGTVPSPQQRLEFLPSVEEILELALPHLERAPRAMISFGQGCEGEPLLQAALIERAIRAIRARTSRGTLHLNTNASRPAAVARLADAGLDSIRVSTNSARPEAYAPYYRPRGYGFADVVESLRVASRHGLWSSLNYLSFPGVTDRVDEAEALLGLVRETGVRMIQWRNLNVDPDWYVDVLGSDTSSPRLGMRTLLERVRSQLPELRFGYFNPPAEDWDDRR
- a CDS encoding DUF4139 domain-containing protein, with product MRALLLLTLLCVAALSRADAPAPPRLRSTPESREELGVTVYSGGFGLIRETRTLALSKGRSELEFGGVAGTIQPETVQVHAVGAAAPLRVLEQSYQYDLLSPAKLLEKYLGRTVRVLRFSESKGRDEELDATVLSAGEPPILRIGDEITWAYPGRISFPEIPKTLIARPTLVWLLESPAERQKVEVSYLAGALSWRADYVLVVNDADTAGDLNGWVTLENRSGAPYPNARLQLVAGDVNRVRAELLQDRGVYAAESRAPMAPPQFREEGLFEYHLYTLDRPSSLLDQEQKQISLLEASGVALEKRLVLRGEPAYFRMPTGEIGSHSKVSVSLEFDNRASQHLGLPLPKGIVRVYKRDESGGRQFLGEDEIEHTPRDERVRIRVGDAFDVVGERKQMDYEQIGSCRSESAWQIDLRNHKDEKIDVDVVEPASGDWEIVSSSHKATKDDAQSFRFLVNVPARGSARIEYRVRIRWC